From Enterococcus mundtii, the proteins below share one genomic window:
- a CDS encoding Phi-29-like late activator, whose product MAEKELINRVTKESSILSEKLENTLTDLLKLMDQLKELERAGELTIPYLKGTIKKSLSIIEACNREIRQKNNMYSVCEKEMQRENPVIWDEYFRVQKTFNNVVADFISFTEQYKYFVPNNSKELENQVQKILDKKGYIVDSYFEGDYDTWIGVYARPKDKPTYLDPANAEEATLQEKYSLNGFKQDFSEWFEWEIKNNEVVSTN is encoded by the coding sequence ATGGCAGAAAAAGAATTAATTAATCGAGTGACAAAAGAAAGTTCAATACTCTCAGAAAAATTAGAGAATACTCTTACGGATTTGCTAAAGTTGATGGATCAATTAAAAGAGTTAGAACGAGCGGGCGAGTTAACTATTCCTTATTTAAAAGGAACTATAAAAAAATCTCTTTCAATCATAGAAGCATGTAACCGTGAAATAAGACAGAAAAATAATATGTACTCTGTTTGTGAAAAAGAAATGCAAAGAGAAAATCCGGTTATTTGGGATGAATATTTCAGAGTACAAAAAACATTTAACAATGTAGTTGCTGATTTTATAAGTTTTACTGAACAGTATAAGTATTTTGTTCCTAATAACAGTAAAGAGTTAGAAAATCAGGTGCAGAAAATATTAGATAAAAAAGGCTATATCGTTGATAGCTATTTTGAAGGAGACTACGATACTTGGATTGGTGTTTATGCACGACCAAAAGACAAGCCAACTTATTTAGATCCAGCAAATGCTGAAGAAGCTACTTTGCAAGAAAAGTATAGCTTAAATGGATTTAAGCAAGATTTCTCAGAATGGTTTGAGTGGGAAATTAAGAATAATGAAGTAGTTTCTACTAACTAA
- a CDS encoding replication initiation factor domain-containing protein encodes MRGIDLKRLRKELGLKQRELAEKLAIERSLVSKIESGKRLISKELEKKIIEALHIDGGKASVEAKIDFLRIRFKTLDVQTIIEKLLHMDMNWFTQEARGFYHYTETFSYGAIRLFRNPEDVNMGIMLDLSGEGCRQLEEIFEEDGNRSWTEFFRSLYDDDIFGRNIIVDTKITRIDIALDELIVEGKQNFNLYQLKEKMEQGLVSTTFKNFDFNGGFSFEKGKLINKGLSLYFGSRQSPLYFNFYQKDYELARKEGISVDEARERYEIKNRYEIRLSDEKAFLFVEYFLSSGESLDWLVKEIVNASLTVFEIEEGMKVYCKEWYDVIDKMEGLRLSVQGEKPSIEKTLRWLSNYLAPSLKMIRLIDLRLGTNELMERIDYAELKEKHEELIDQVCSSAKDLLFTTDRNNEVRSYMSQEFDLEEEYPF; translated from the coding sequence TATTGATTTAAAACGACTCCGAAAAGAATTAGGACTAAAACAAAGGGAACTAGCTGAAAAATTAGCAATTGAACGAAGTTTAGTTTCAAAGATTGAATCGGGTAAAAGATTGATCTCAAAAGAATTAGAGAAAAAAATTATAGAGGCTCTCCACATTGACGGTGGTAAAGCTTCGGTAGAAGCAAAAATAGACTTTTTACGAATTCGATTCAAAACATTGGATGTTCAAACAATCATTGAAAAACTGCTACACATGGATATGAATTGGTTCACTCAAGAAGCGCGTGGGTTTTATCATTACACCGAAACATTTTCGTATGGAGCTATTCGATTATTTAGAAATCCAGAAGATGTGAATATGGGAATCATGTTGGATTTGTCAGGAGAAGGATGTCGGCAGTTAGAAGAAATTTTTGAAGAAGATGGGAATCGTAGTTGGACTGAATTCTTTCGATCGCTCTATGATGACGATATTTTCGGGAGAAATATAATCGTCGACACAAAAATTACTCGTATTGATATTGCATTGGATGAATTGATTGTAGAGGGGAAACAAAACTTCAATCTCTATCAATTGAAAGAAAAAATGGAACAAGGATTGGTGAGTACGACATTTAAGAATTTTGATTTCAACGGTGGCTTTTCCTTTGAAAAAGGGAAGTTGATCAATAAAGGATTGTCACTTTATTTTGGTAGTCGTCAATCGCCACTTTACTTTAACTTTTATCAAAAAGATTATGAGCTAGCTCGTAAGGAAGGAATTTCTGTTGATGAGGCAAGAGAGCGATATGAAATAAAGAATCGATACGAAATTCGCCTTTCAGATGAGAAGGCTTTTTTATTTGTTGAATATTTTTTATCCAGTGGTGAAAGTTTAGATTGGTTAGTTAAAGAAATCGTGAATGCTTCCTTAACCGTTTTTGAAATTGAAGAGGGTATGAAAGTTTACTGTAAAGAATGGTATGACGTGATCGATAAGATGGAAGGTTTGCGGTTATCCGTTCAAGGTGAAAAACCGTCCATTGAAAAAACACTGAGATGGCTATCAAACTATTTAGCTCCGTCTTTAAAGATGATTCGTTTAATTGATTTACGTTTAGGGACAAATGAATTAATGGAACGCATTGATTATGCCGAATTAAAAGAAAAACATGAAGAACTGATCGATCAAGTATGCAGTAGTGCAAAAGATTTACTATTTACCACTGACAGAAACAATGAAGTACGTAGTTATATGAGCCAAGAATTTGATTTAGAAGAAGAATATCCATTTTGA